A portion of the Sulfuricurvum kujiense DSM 16994 genome contains these proteins:
- a CDS encoding AAA family ATPase codes for MRTKDTIETMRSLIDSKIPTFLWGAPGIGKSSIIKQIAHENGIECIDLRLSLMDPTDLKGIPFYERDTHSALWAPPSFLPRDGRGILFLDELNSAAPAVQASAYQLILDRKVGEYTLPEGWAIVAAGNREGDRGVVYRLPSPLANRFVHIEMEVNAADWRDWALSRGIDERVVAYIGFKNSALFGFDPLKNERSFATPRSWEAVHTIVNSSLSKTLWLEAIGGAVGEDAAVDFLGFCQVMDKLPDVDAILKGEDAEVSEDLSTLYALSSALVSRVLVSSSDEALSNLLRYSLKLKNEFAVMIIQDLQRQGVAMEHLDAFGEWVEAYAYLL; via the coding sequence ATGCGAACCAAAGATACGATAGAGACGATGCGATCGTTGATTGATTCGAAGATACCGACCTTTTTATGGGGAGCACCCGGAATCGGGAAATCGTCCATCATCAAACAAATCGCTCATGAAAACGGCATCGAATGTATCGATCTGCGTCTGTCGTTGATGGATCCGACCGATCTAAAAGGGATACCGTTTTACGAGAGAGACACTCACAGTGCGTTATGGGCCCCACCGTCGTTTCTTCCTCGGGATGGGAGAGGGATCCTTTTTCTCGACGAGCTCAACTCAGCCGCCCCTGCGGTACAGGCATCGGCTTATCAGCTGATTTTAGATCGTAAAGTGGGGGAGTATACTCTGCCTGAGGGGTGGGCGATTGTCGCTGCGGGCAACCGTGAAGGGGATCGCGGGGTCGTCTACCGTCTTCCCTCTCCGCTGGCAAACCGTTTTGTTCATATCGAGATGGAAGTGAATGCCGCCGATTGGCGTGATTGGGCACTAAGCCGAGGGATCGATGAGAGAGTCGTCGCCTACATCGGATTTAAAAACAGCGCATTGTTCGGATTTGATCCGCTGAAAAATGAGCGGAGTTTTGCAACGCCGCGCAGCTGGGAAGCGGTGCATACGATTGTAAACAGCTCATTATCCAAAACGTTGTGGCTGGAAGCAATTGGCGGTGCGGTAGGTGAAGATGCCGCTGTAGATTTTTTAGGTTTTTGTCAGGTTATGGATAAGCTTCCGGATGTGGATGCGATTTTAAAAGGCGAAGATGCGGAGGTGAGCGAGGATCTCTCCACCCTCTACGCTCTCTCATCAGCACTGGTATCGCGGGTTTTGGTATCCTCCTCGGATGAGGCGCTCTCCAATCTGTTGCGCTATAGTTTGAAACTCAAAAACGAGTTTGCGGTGATGATTATTCAAGACCTTCAGCGTCAAGGGGTCGCGATGGAGCATCTCGATGCGTTCGGCGAATGGGTTGAGGCATACGCTTATTTATTATGA
- a CDS encoding vWA domain-containing protein yields MIDFSPLKAKLLLEYPFFGTIASGMEMVLNDNIESFAVRDNTIEYREGYIEPLSSNERLFILCNGALHEALSHTLRRGNRSPWLWSMACDYAINALLIDNGFTPPAKITYDKRFGNLSAEEIYAELAMEFLDQEQNDRDSDDRRDGESADEKLSRAQRERRTREAMEKDDPLCEAFTRQFGIHSKSRIDWRSELRDCIGGHYISDYTLVPPSKKLLYEGIYLPGSSSRHLELAIAIDSSGSVDEVLLSCFIAEVESIMETFGSYTIDLLVCDDRIRSHTRFENGEHIEYVLNGGGGTDFRAVFELIESWMQRPKVLLYFTDLDGKFPLYEPPYEVLWIAPQLADVPFGRVVVLKDENG; encoded by the coding sequence ATGATCGATTTTTCTCCTCTTAAAGCCAAACTTCTCCTCGAATACCCGTTTTTCGGGACGATTGCTTCGGGGATGGAGATGGTACTCAATGACAACATTGAAAGCTTTGCCGTGCGGGATAACACGATCGAGTACCGTGAAGGCTATATTGAGCCTCTGAGCAGTAACGAGCGTTTGTTTATTTTGTGTAACGGCGCATTGCATGAAGCGCTATCCCATACGCTGCGGCGCGGAAACCGGAGTCCGTGGCTGTGGTCAATGGCGTGCGATTATGCAATCAATGCGCTCCTCATCGACAACGGTTTTACCCCTCCAGCTAAAATAACCTACGACAAGCGGTTTGGAAATCTCAGTGCCGAAGAGATTTATGCTGAGCTTGCAATGGAGTTTTTGGATCAGGAACAAAATGACCGGGACTCGGATGATCGGCGCGACGGCGAGAGTGCCGATGAAAAACTCTCGCGTGCCCAGCGTGAACGTCGTACACGCGAAGCGATGGAAAAAGACGATCCCCTCTGTGAAGCATTTACGCGTCAATTCGGGATACATTCAAAAAGTCGGATCGACTGGAGAAGCGAATTACGCGATTGTATCGGCGGGCATTACATCAGCGATTACACCCTTGTTCCGCCATCAAAAAAGCTTCTTTATGAGGGGATATATCTGCCGGGATCGTCGTCCCGTCATTTGGAACTCGCCATTGCGATCGACAGCTCGGGATCGGTGGATGAGGTACTGCTCTCATGCTTTATCGCCGAGGTAGAGTCGATTATGGAGACGTTCGGCTCGTACACTATCGATCTTCTGGTGTGTGATGATCGGATCCGAAGCCATACACGGTTTGAAAACGGTGAACATATCGAGTATGTTTTGAACGGAGGAGGGGGGACCGATTTTAGGGCGGTATTCGAACTCATAGAGTCGTGGATGCAGCGTCCGAAAGTTCTTTTGTATTTTACCGATCTGGATGGTAAATTTCCCCTCTATGAACCGCCGTACGAGGTTCTTTGGATAGCACCCCAACTGGCAGATGTGCCGTTTGGACGAGTGGTCGTACTAAAGGATGAAAATGGTTGA
- a CDS encoding polyribonucleotide nucleotidyltransferase, whose translation MKYNVELTLQNKTEAYAFNQVAAQANGAAWLKCGDTVILATVVIDETDFVDEDFLPLTVQYIEKSYAAGKFPGGFIKRETKPSDFETLTSRIVDRSLRPLFPKGFANPVQITVMVLSADREADLQVLALNAASAALYVSDIDIFNSVSAVRVGKIDGEIVFNPTLSQLQKSTLDLYLAGSKEDMLMIEMQTLGSDEVEILDIGIIDPLVDPAMSTPSVAVRRSNAMSEDELIRILASAQIALSEANSAYESAFKSYAKPPFELQTIVSEISGEMIEYVRSVHTDDLKRGINQMAKTERSTALRTIRKTILKEKPEWNEHELKKAIESVKRSMVRAQILDEKVRADGRALNEVRPISIETNVLPSAHASALFTRGQTQALVVLTLGGAKDAQMFENLTDSGTQNEGFMVHYNFPGFSVGEPSPIGAPRRRELGHGNLAKRALEGACVRNGQTIRLVSEVLESNGSSSMATVCGGYMALRAGDIEVADPIAGVAMGMVQEGSRHAILTDIMGLEDHDGDLDFKVAGSKGGITAMQMDIKLGGIHLDVLKEALYQAKEARSHIIDIMISSEDKIELNEGTLPSTDLFHIDPSFIGDIIGQAGKTIREIIERFDVTIDIDKKKGSVKLTGKNRDGLRGARDHIEGIVSGATPVEKVEYKVGDVVKGKVKKIVDFGAFIELPGGVDGLIHISKLSDGHVSRVSDVVNEGDELMVEIVEFKGNKIGLGRAK comes from the coding sequence ATGAAATATAACGTTGAATTAACTTTACAAAACAAAACCGAAGCGTACGCTTTTAATCAGGTAGCTGCACAAGCCAACGGTGCCGCATGGCTGAAATGCGGAGATACGGTTATACTCGCGACAGTCGTAATCGATGAGACCGATTTCGTCGATGAGGATTTTCTACCCCTTACGGTTCAATATATTGAAAAAAGCTACGCTGCAGGCAAGTTTCCCGGAGGATTCATCAAGCGTGAAACCAAGCCGAGCGATTTCGAGACACTTACGTCACGGATCGTCGATAGATCATTACGCCCTTTATTCCCGAAAGGATTTGCCAATCCGGTGCAAATCACAGTAATGGTACTGAGTGCCGATCGTGAAGCCGATTTGCAGGTATTGGCGCTCAATGCGGCATCAGCGGCATTATACGTTTCCGATATCGATATTTTTAACTCGGTGAGTGCGGTACGTGTCGGTAAAATTGACGGCGAGATTGTCTTCAATCCGACACTTAGTCAGCTTCAAAAAAGTACCCTCGATTTGTATCTGGCGGGAAGCAAAGAAGATATGCTGATGATCGAGATGCAGACACTCGGAAGCGATGAGGTTGAAATACTCGATATCGGAATCATTGATCCGTTGGTTGATCCGGCAATGAGCACACCGTCTGTAGCCGTTCGTAGATCAAATGCTATGAGCGAAGACGAGTTGATTCGTATTCTTGCGTCGGCACAAATTGCTTTGAGTGAAGCAAACAGCGCTTATGAAAGTGCATTTAAATCGTACGCGAAACCCCCTTTTGAATTACAAACGATCGTCAGTGAAATAAGCGGCGAGATGATTGAATATGTCCGAAGTGTGCATACGGACGATCTGAAACGGGGAATCAACCAAATGGCAAAAACGGAGCGCTCTACGGCGTTGCGCACTATTCGTAAAACGATTCTCAAAGAGAAGCCGGAGTGGAACGAACATGAACTTAAAAAAGCGATTGAATCGGTAAAACGATCTATGGTGCGTGCACAGATTTTGGATGAGAAAGTCCGTGCCGACGGCCGCGCATTGAATGAAGTACGTCCGATTAGCATCGAAACCAATGTGTTGCCGAGTGCCCATGCTTCGGCATTGTTTACCCGCGGACAGACACAGGCTTTAGTCGTATTGACGCTCGGCGGAGCCAAAGATGCACAGATGTTTGAAAATTTGACCGACAGCGGGACACAAAATGAAGGATTTATGGTTCATTACAATTTTCCGGGATTCAGTGTCGGAGAACCATCTCCGATCGGTGCTCCGCGACGCCGCGAACTTGGGCATGGTAACCTGGCAAAACGTGCTTTGGAAGGAGCATGTGTCCGTAACGGCCAAACGATCCGTTTGGTTTCCGAGGTTTTAGAATCGAACGGATCATCGTCGATGGCGACGGTGTGCGGCGGATATATGGCATTACGAGCCGGTGACATCGAGGTAGCCGATCCTATCGCAGGTGTTGCGATGGGAATGGTGCAAGAGGGCTCACGCCATGCGATTTTGACCGATATTATGGGGCTTGAAGATCATGACGGCGATCTCGATTTCAAAGTAGCGGGTTCTAAAGGCGGGATTACCGCAATGCAAATGGATATCAAACTGGGCGGCATCCATTTGGATGTTCTCAAAGAGGCTCTTTATCAAGCCAAAGAGGCACGCTCTCACATTATCGATATTATGATCAGCAGCGAAGATAAGATCGAATTGAATGAGGGGACATTGCCGAGTACCGATCTTTTCCATATCGATCCGAGTTTTATCGGCGATATTATCGGTCAGGCGGGAAAAACGATCCGTGAAATTATCGAGCGTTTTGATGTGACGATTGATATCGATAAGAAAAAAGGTTCCGTCAAACTGACCGGAAAAAATCGTGACGGTTTACGCGGAGCGCGCGACCATATCGAGGGGATCGTCAGCGGCGCGACTCCGGTTGAAAAAGTGGAATACAAAGTGGGTGATGTTGTCAAAGGTAAAGTGAAAAAAATCGTCGATTTCGGTGCCTTTATTGAACTTCCCGGCGGCGTAGACGGATTGATTCATATCTCTAAACTCTCAGACGGACATGTTTCCCGTGTAAGCGATGTTGTGAATGAAGGGGACGAATTGATGGTCGAAATCGTTGAATTCAAAGGAAATAAGATCGGGTTGGGGAGAGCTAAGTAA
- a CDS encoding LPS-assembly protein LptD — translation MHKFYWISLIASTALLGNERVELFGTNMDSNGSVATAQGNPIALYQDQIMSADKVTYDRNTSIMEAKGSVNVFKDGQHVMSEYSRINFLDETRYSVPYFAIDQSTGLWVSTSEAQACKNLIDLSSGAISGCDSSDPLWKIRFSSADYDTDKMWVNLYNPRLEIGDISVFYLPYFGYPTDSTRRSGLLIPTFGWSSSEGFYYQQPIYFAPQNWWDLELRPQIRTARGSGLYTDFRFVDTPSSQGSIRMGYFKEQSRYAIENDLAHAKHYGYDVKYRHSAPLREWFDSTLEGESGIYIDGSWMNDVDYLNLQQSDETRNITANQVMSRINGYYSSEDNYFGAYFKHYQYLNSASNGTTIQTLPTLQYHRYLESFLDNYLLISADAAATHYYRPNGKRAVEGNFNIPATLQTSILDDYIDISYTANASAKVIGFYANERNGESGSTYEQGKYAQLDHTLSIGSTLVKSYDNNITHVFNPLVSYTAAGSRYYSGYYETYRNSCNMSESYAGYPCEFYNLSAPSDTLSLGINNYLFENGKQLLVDRLSQNFRYDDQRSYYGELQNELELEIAGAISYYNQTAYNYDRDRITKEQNTIRYNDGVFLAGISHYYTDQLRNDTPVYASYWTADAAYQYSRNYRFFGQVAYDYREALLKRSEVGLLYSQRCFDFGVRYVQNRRPILTNTNGSDSINDSYIFITVVLKPIGGSEFNYKLTDN, via the coding sequence ATGCATAAGTTTTACTGGATAAGCCTGATCGCTTCAACAGCATTGCTGGGAAATGAGCGTGTCGAACTGTTTGGAACGAATATGGATTCCAACGGATCGGTAGCGACGGCGCAAGGCAATCCGATAGCTTTATATCAAGATCAGATCATGAGTGCCGATAAAGTGACATATGATCGCAATACGAGCATCATGGAGGCGAAAGGCTCAGTCAATGTGTTCAAAGACGGACAGCATGTGATGAGTGAATACTCAAGAATAAACTTTCTTGATGAAACGCGTTATTCGGTCCCTTATTTTGCTATAGACCAGTCGACCGGTTTGTGGGTAAGTACGTCTGAAGCGCAAGCGTGTAAAAATTTAATAGATCTTTCCAGCGGTGCGATATCGGGATGCGATTCCAGCGATCCGTTGTGGAAAATTCGTTTTAGCAGCGCCGATTATGATACCGATAAAATGTGGGTAAATCTTTATAACCCCCGTTTGGAAATAGGAGATATCTCCGTATTTTATCTCCCATATTTCGGATATCCTACCGATTCTACCCGTAGAAGCGGATTATTGATTCCCACCTTCGGATGGTCAAGTTCCGAAGGATTTTATTATCAGCAGCCGATATATTTTGCACCTCAGAATTGGTGGGATTTAGAACTTCGTCCGCAGATTCGTACCGCTCGGGGGTCAGGACTTTATACCGATTTTCGTTTTGTGGATACCCCCTCATCCCAAGGGTCCATTCGAATGGGGTATTTTAAAGAACAGTCCCGGTACGCAATTGAAAATGATTTAGCTCACGCAAAGCATTACGGGTATGATGTAAAGTATCGTCATTCCGCCCCTTTGAGGGAATGGTTTGATTCAACGCTCGAAGGAGAATCTGGGATTTATATCGACGGTTCATGGATGAATGACGTCGATTACTTAAATTTACAGCAAAGCGATGAAACAAGAAATATCACCGCGAATCAGGTAATGTCTCGCATTAACGGTTATTACAGCAGTGAAGATAACTATTTCGGAGCCTATTTTAAACATTATCAATATTTAAATTCGGCCAGCAACGGTACGACGATTCAAACACTTCCGACCCTTCAGTATCACCGCTATCTGGAGAGTTTTTTAGACAATTATCTTCTAATCAGCGCAGATGCGGCAGCGACACACTATTATCGGCCGAACGGGAAAAGGGCCGTTGAGGGAAATTTTAATATCCCTGCGACACTTCAGACATCCATATTAGATGATTACATCGATATCAGCTATACGGCAAACGCCTCTGCAAAAGTGATCGGATTTTATGCCAATGAACGTAACGGCGAATCGGGAAGTACGTATGAACAAGGCAAATATGCTCAGCTCGATCATACATTAAGCATCGGATCGACATTGGTCAAATCGTATGACAACAATATTACTCACGTATTTAACCCGTTAGTGAGCTATACGGCAGCGGGGAGCCGATATTACAGCGGATACTATGAAACCTATCGTAACTCCTGTAATATGAGCGAGTCATATGCCGGATACCCTTGCGAATTTTATAACCTTTCTGCACCGAGCGATACGCTTTCACTAGGGATCAACAATTATCTTTTTGAAAACGGAAAGCAGCTTCTTGTGGATAGACTCTCGCAGAATTTTCGGTATGACGATCAGCGAAGCTATTATGGTGAACTGCAAAATGAGTTAGAATTGGAGATTGCCGGAGCAATTTCTTACTACAATCAAACGGCGTATAATTACGATCGCGATCGCATTACGAAAGAACAAAACACCATTCGCTATAATGACGGAGTTTTTTTGGCCGGCATAAGCCATTATTATACAGATCAGCTTCGTAACGATACACCTGTCTATGCTTCCTATTGGACGGCAGATGCAGCGTATCAGTATAGTCGCAATTACCGATTCTTTGGACAAGTTGCATACGATTACCGAGAAGCTCTGTTAAAACGGAGCGAGGTCGGTTTGCTCTATTCTCAACGGTGCTTTGATTTTGGTGTCCGATATGTTCAGAACCGGCGGCCGATATTAACGAATACCAATGGAAGCGATTCCATCAACGATTCGTATATCTTTATAACAGTTGTTTTAAAGCCGATCGGCGGATCAGAGTTTAACTATAAACTCACCGATAATTAA
- a CDS encoding F0F1 ATP synthase subunit C, whose translation MKKVFFLMLALVASVFGADEAVAAVETAVEAAPAVAAASADVANQTLKAYSMIAAGVGLGLAALGGAIGMGSTAAATIAGTARNPGLGGKLMTTMFIALAMIEAQVIYTLVIALIALYANPYLAA comes from the coding sequence ATGAAAAAAGTATTTTTTCTTATGCTTGCTCTTGTTGCTTCAGTATTCGGTGCTGATGAAGCGGTAGCGGCTGTTGAAACTGCTGTTGAAGCTGCACCTGCTGTAGCTGCTGCATCTGCGGATGTTGCTAACCAAACATTGAAAGCGTATTCTATGATCGCTGCCGGTGTTGGTCTTGGTTTGGCTGCACTAGGTGGAGCAATCGGTATGGGTAGCACTGCTGCTGCAACTATCGCTGGTACAGCTCGTAACCCGGGTCTTGGCGGTAAATTGATGACTACTATGTTCATCGCTCTTGCAATGATCGAAGCACAAGTTATCTATACACTTGTTATCGCTCTTATCGCTCTTTACGCTAACCCATATTTGGCAGCGTAA
- a CDS encoding ATP-dependent DNA helicase: MVENALKILETSNLFITGGAGSGKTTLTRALIDDAVQKGKSVARLASTGMAATLIGGQTLHSFFDLGIANSQQELERNGKLEPAKKIIKLIRSMQIIVIDEISMVGAQLLDMIRLRLLQAEFSGRLIVVGDFLQLPPVTRGIEPIYFAFESPSWERFGFETIHLEGSYRTHEAEFLSLLEQVRHARIDEAAINALDELVKPLSEDMSSVTLLFGKNISAQNHNRSQLEHLHGDIVELSTYVTIHDKKMQERDIERFMVESRIEPALALKVGAPILFTRNAWNYYNGERGMITSIEEDVIWVKKSDGVSVKVERVDTIKTRWVEKGNTASEEKLISLSQFPITLAFAITIHKSQGMSLADYVIETNEIFAPSQFYVALSRSVSAHRVTLIRPNRGWEKLCFVHPKAKRFSDSV, encoded by the coding sequence ATGGTTGAAAACGCGTTAAAGATTTTAGAAACGTCCAACCTCTTCATTACCGGCGGTGCGGGGTCGGGTAAAACGACGTTGACCCGCGCACTGATCGACGATGCGGTCCAAAAGGGAAAATCGGTAGCCCGTCTTGCTTCGACGGGGATGGCGGCGACACTCATCGGGGGGCAGACACTTCACAGCTTTTTTGATTTGGGGATTGCGAACTCTCAGCAGGAACTTGAGCGTAACGGAAAACTAGAGCCTGCTAAAAAAATCATCAAACTGATCCGATCCATGCAGATCATCGTCATCGATGAGATTTCGATGGTAGGTGCGCAACTCCTGGATATGATCCGTCTGCGATTGCTGCAGGCGGAATTTAGCGGACGGCTTATCGTCGTGGGGGACTTTTTACAGCTCCCCCCTGTGACGAGGGGAATCGAGCCGATCTACTTTGCGTTTGAATCTCCGAGCTGGGAGCGTTTCGGTTTTGAGACGATCCATTTGGAAGGGTCATACCGTACCCATGAGGCGGAGTTTTTGAGCCTTTTGGAACAGGTGCGTCATGCACGCATCGATGAAGCGGCGATCAATGCACTGGATGAATTGGTGAAACCGCTGAGTGAAGATATGAGTTCGGTTACGTTGTTGTTCGGCAAAAATATCAGTGCCCAGAACCACAACCGTTCCCAGTTGGAACATTTGCACGGTGATATCGTCGAACTCTCCACCTATGTGACGATTCATGATAAGAAGATGCAGGAGCGCGATATCGAGCGGTTTATGGTTGAGAGCCGCATTGAACCCGCATTGGCATTAAAAGTGGGTGCCCCGATCCTCTTTACCCGCAACGCATGGAATTACTATAACGGTGAGCGGGGAATGATCACCTCCATCGAGGAGGATGTCATCTGGGTGAAAAAATCTGACGGAGTGAGTGTCAAAGTGGAGCGGGTCGACACGATTAAAACACGGTGGGTTGAAAAAGGGAATACGGCTAGCGAAGAGAAACTCATCAGCCTCAGCCAGTTTCCGATCACGTTAGCCTTTGCTATCACGATCCACAAATCGCAGGGGATGAGCTTAGCCGATTATGTGATCGAGACCAATGAGATCTTTGCCCCCTCGCAGTTTTATGTGGCACTATCACGCTCCGTATCGGCACACCGTGTTACACTGATCCGTCCGAATCGCGGATGGGAAAAGCTCTGTTTTGTTCATCCGAAAGCGAAACGATTTAGCGATTCGGTATAA
- a CDS encoding MlaD family protein, which produces MKLEAKIGLFVVMALGALLFLSTQVTSLGKWGSEGYVIQAYINDASGIEKHTHVLMNGVTIGDVEEITIEGKRVKLQLMIDKGVKIPVDSSVIVAQESLLGSKVLNITVGDSASSIADGGTLSQSKQFASFDQTSDSVNAAAKELESLLRDFHAILDDEHRQAIQEAIIAFRNVGVNLDGVIVENRDDLHAAIANFRAMGAGFTQTADTVNKDLPEIMARINSLTAQLDSKLPTAVDKFTNIEDNVSTILAENRSTLKTTLESAGSFFKSGEEAFGKVDSMLSSFTTSELQVAMHTDYMMRDQYGKVYLGVNYLPNPETYYMFDLISTDDYSDANNPPKKHQKSDTLYSLQYGKRFDNTLLRFGAIESTGGIGVDYFMNHDKLKLSAEAFDFNSVNDYRSERAHLKAQVRYQMLKHLELYGGWDDFLNPKSQNIFLGLGLRFIDNDLKYVVGGASSMKR; this is translated from the coding sequence ATGAAACTGGAAGCTAAAATCGGTCTTTTTGTCGTTATGGCACTCGGTGCTTTGCTGTTTCTTTCAACTCAGGTCACTTCACTCGGAAAATGGGGAAGCGAGGGATATGTCATTCAAGCATATATTAATGATGCATCCGGAATTGAAAAACATACCCATGTTCTAATGAACGGAGTCACCATCGGTGATGTCGAAGAGATTACGATAGAAGGCAAACGGGTCAAATTACAGCTCATGATTGACAAAGGGGTTAAAATCCCGGTTGACTCATCGGTTATTGTCGCGCAAGAATCGTTATTGGGCTCAAAAGTCCTTAATATCACTGTGGGAGATTCAGCATCCTCAATAGCAGACGGAGGGACACTTTCTCAATCCAAGCAGTTTGCCTCATTTGATCAAACCAGTGATTCGGTCAATGCGGCGGCAAAAGAGCTCGAATCTCTGTTACGTGATTTCCATGCGATTTTGGATGATGAGCATCGTCAAGCCATTCAGGAAGCTATTATCGCATTCCGTAATGTCGGTGTTAATCTCGATGGCGTGATCGTCGAAAACAGAGATGATTTGCATGCGGCAATTGCAAATTTTAGAGCAATGGGTGCCGGATTCACTCAAACGGCCGATACGGTTAACAAAGATCTTCCGGAAATTATGGCACGGATCAATTCACTGACGGCACAGCTGGATAGCAAGCTCCCTACGGCAGTAGATAAATTTACGAATATCGAAGATAATGTCAGTACAATTTTGGCAGAAAACCGCTCAACACTTAAAACAACACTGGAGTCAGCCGGATCATTCTTCAAAAGCGGAGAAGAGGCTTTCGGTAAAGTGGATTCAATGTTGAGCAGCTTCACGACAAGTGAATTGCAAGTGGCAATGCATACCGATTACATGATGCGTGATCAGTACGGAAAAGTGTACTTAGGTGTCAATTATCTCCCGAATCCCGAAACCTATTATATGTTTGATTTAATCAGTACCGATGACTATTCGGATGCCAATAATCCTCCGAAAAAACATCAAAAAAGCGATACCCTCTATTCACTTCAATACGGTAAGCGGTTTGATAACACATTACTCCGCTTCGGGGCGATTGAATCAACAGGCGGGATAGGGGTTGATTATTTCATGAATCACGATAAGTTGAAACTCAGTGCCGAAGCGTTTGATTTCAATTCTGTCAATGATTATAGATCAGAACGGGCACACCTTAAAGCGCAAGTTCGGTATCAAATGTTGAAACATCTTGAACTTTACGGCGGATGGGATGATTTCTTGAATCCGAAGTCACAAAATATTTTCTTAGGACTAGGCTTGCGATTTATTGACAACGATTTGAAATACGTTGTCGGCGGTGCTTCTTCGATGAAGCGATAA
- a CDS encoding 3'-5' exonuclease, which produces MAKYILLDTETTGAGDDDRIIQLGYMVLDGKNVEVYNEMCSTEVAISYGAMEVHGITPEMIEGKPSCRETSAFQKLCELNTSDNVLIIHNAPFDLGMLTKENFSSQMRLIDTLRCARHLFDEEESHRLQYFRYRLGLYKIEQDEAESLGIEVKAHDAIGDVLVLKLFLTELRKRLQERYEGANPIDKMVELTKTPVFYTRALKFGKYKGKTLTEIADMDKGYLNWMLGNMDSLDEDMRYSIERVLTS; this is translated from the coding sequence ATGGCGAAATATATTTTACTGGATACGGAAACGACGGGTGCCGGGGATGATGATCGAATCATTCAGTTAGGGTATATGGTTCTGGACGGCAAAAACGTTGAAGTCTATAACGAAATGTGTTCAACGGAAGTTGCCATAAGCTACGGAGCGATGGAAGTTCACGGTATTACTCCGGAAATGATTGAAGGAAAACCTTCATGCCGTGAGACATCCGCTTTTCAAAAATTATGTGAACTCAATACGTCTGATAACGTACTGATCATTCATAATGCACCGTTTGATTTGGGAATGCTTACGAAAGAAAACTTTTCGTCTCAAATGCGGCTGATCGACACACTTCGGTGTGCACGCCATCTGTTTGACGAAGAAGAGTCACATCGTCTGCAATATTTTCGTTACCGTTTAGGCTTATATAAAATCGAGCAGGATGAAGCCGAGTCTTTGGGGATTGAAGTTAAGGCGCATGATGCGATCGGTGACGTATTGGTGTTAAAACTGTTTCTTACCGAGCTAAGAAAAAGGCTTCAAGAACGCTATGAGGGGGCAAATCCTATCGACAAGATGGTCGAATTGACCAAAACCCCCGTTTTTTATACCCGGGCATTAAAATTCGGAAAATATAAAGGCAAAACACTTACCGAGATTGCGGATATGGATAAAGGATATCTAAATTGGATGCTAGGGAATATGGACAGTCTGGATGAGGATATGCGCTATTCAATTGAGCGGGTTTTAACTTCTTAA
- a CDS encoding tetratricopeptide repeat protein → MDDLFAGIAAYDAGDYTKAHEILYPLAAYKRDPEAQFHMGMIYFYGEGVEKDIDKAMEWWKKAMRNGHVDAAYRLSEIATSTKTTF, encoded by the coding sequence ATGGATGACCTTTTTGCGGGGATTGCCGCCTACGACGCGGGAGATTATACAAAAGCACATGAAATTCTCTACCCGTTAGCCGCCTACAAACGTGATCCTGAAGCGCAGTTTCACATGGGAATGATCTATTTTTACGGCGAAGGGGTCGAAAAAGATATCGATAAAGCGATGGAATGGTGGAAAAAAGCAATGCGCAACGGGCATGTCGATGCTGCATATCGCCTCAGCGAAATAGCGACATCGACTAAAACGACTTTTTGA